From the Prunus dulcis chromosome 4, ALMONDv2, whole genome shotgun sequence genome, one window contains:
- the LOC117623855 gene encoding codeine O-demethylase-like, giving the protein MAESSSTIAKPKIELGSKTVQELLLLAKGEQQVPEKYIHKVGAPDASSVQLKNIPVIDLGLLLTPSSITEQQLDNFRSALTTWGCFQVINHGMTPEFLDKVREMTKQFFALPVEEKQKYLREVNDIQGYGNDTIFSEQQTLDWSDRLYLSVYPEEHRKLKFWPQNPKSFSETLDQYTMKLQVVTKTVLEAMARSLNLDVNCFRDLYGEHGKMDVRFNFYPPCSRPDVVLGVKPHADATLITHVLQDKQVEGLQFLKDDQWFRAPIIPEALLINVGDQAEILSNGILKSPVHRVVINPDTERISLAAFCMPESDKEIEPLESLVNESTPRLYNKVKNYDSIYFEYYQQGRRPIEASKI; this is encoded by the exons ATGGCTGAATCTTCTTCCACTATTGCTAAGCCCAAGATAGAGTTAGGATCCAAAACTGTCCAAGAGCTGCTCCTGCTCGCCAAAGGGGAACAACAAGTGCCTGAGAAATATATCCACAAAGTTGGAGCCCCAGATGCTTCTTCTGTCCAGTTGAAGAATATTCCAGTAATTGATCTTGGCCTCCTCCTCACACCTTCCTCAATCACTGAACAACAACTTGACAATTTTCGATCAGCTCTTACCACATGGGGTTGCTTTCAG GTAATAAATCATGGCATGACACCTGAATTTCTAGACAAGGTCCGCGAAAtgacaaaacaattttttgcACTTCCAGTGGAAGAGAAGCAGAAATACTTGAGAGAAGTCAACGATATTCAAGGATATGGGAACGACACGATTTTTTCTGAACAACAAACACTTGATTGGTCTGACCGGCTATACCTTTCTGTATATCCAGAAGAGCACCGAAAGCTCAAATTTTGGCCTCAAAATCCCAAATCTTTTAG TGAAACTTTAGACCAATATACGATGAAGTTACAAGTGGTAACAAAAACTGTCCTGGAGGCCATGGCAAGGTCATTGAATTTGGATGTTAATTGCTTTCGGGACCTGTATGGAGAACATGGGAAAATGGATGTGAGGTTTAACTTTTATCCTCCTTGTTCAAGGCCTGATGTTGTCCTAGGTGTCAAACCACATGCAGATGCAACATTAATCACCCATGTCTTGCAAGACAAACAAGTCGAAGGTCTTCAGTTTCTTAAAGACGATCAGTGGTTTAGAGCTCCCATTATTCCTGAGGCGCTTCTCATTAATGTCGGTGATCAGGCAGAG ATATTGAGCAATGGAATATTGAAGAGCCCTGTACACAGGGTAGTCATAAATCCAGACACGGAGAGGATCTCTTTGGCTGCCTTCTGCATGCCTGAATCAGATAAAGAGATTGAACCCCTCGAAAGCCTGGTCAATGAGTCAACGCCAAGATTGTACAACAAGGTGAAAAATTATGATAGCATATATTTCGAATACTACCAGCAAGGAAGGAGACCAATTGAAGCATCAAAAATTTAA